One window of the Streptomyces sp. TS71-3 genome contains the following:
- a CDS encoding LysR family transcriptional regulator encodes MDLNLRLLEALAAVAGEGSMTRAAALLNMTQQAVSGQIRQLERVVGTPLVHRLPSGVELTAAGQIVLKQGSALLTAAEAMVGEARSAGSGRSGPLRIAFKAQSTAHFMPEVEAALRRDAPDLEVRPIAVHTLPDEIEALTEGAADAAFLWLPIGEDPRFAVHPLIDEPRWVALPPGHPLATRSSLTVADLAAEPVVGPRDGMPEAVVRFWFIDPRPDGTRAVFGPQGRTPEECLHLVAAGHGCWIAPASTAAYFPYPRLTWLPLQDAEPLTLALIWPRHRTNPLLHLLLQESRRVVRPSLPVRS; translated from the coding sequence GTGGACCTGAACCTGCGGCTGCTGGAAGCCCTCGCGGCGGTCGCCGGCGAGGGCAGCATGACGCGTGCCGCGGCGCTGCTGAACATGACCCAGCAGGCGGTCAGCGGGCAGATCCGGCAGCTTGAGCGGGTCGTCGGGACACCACTGGTGCACCGGCTGCCGTCGGGTGTCGAGCTCACCGCGGCCGGACAGATCGTTCTGAAACAGGGCAGCGCGCTGCTGACGGCCGCCGAGGCGATGGTCGGCGAGGCGCGGTCGGCGGGCTCGGGCCGCTCGGGCCCGCTGCGGATCGCGTTCAAGGCGCAGAGCACCGCGCACTTCATGCCGGAGGTCGAGGCCGCGCTCCGCCGCGACGCGCCGGACCTGGAGGTCAGGCCGATCGCCGTGCACACGCTGCCGGACGAGATCGAGGCGCTGACCGAGGGCGCCGCCGACGCCGCGTTCCTGTGGCTGCCGATCGGCGAGGACCCGCGCTTCGCGGTCCACCCGCTGATCGACGAGCCGCGCTGGGTCGCGCTGCCGCCCGGTCACCCGCTCGCCACCCGCTCGTCGCTGACGGTCGCCGACCTCGCCGCGGAACCCGTCGTCGGCCCGCGCGACGGCATGCCGGAGGCGGTCGTCCGCTTCTGGTTCATCGACCCGCGCCCCGACGGCACCCGCGCGGTGTTCGGTCCCCAGGGCCGCACCCCCGAGGAGTGCCTGCACCTCGTCGCCGCCGGCCACGGCTGCTGGATCGCGCCCGCGTCGACCGCCGCTTACTTCCCGTACCCCCGGCTGACCTGGCTCCCGCTTCAGGACGCGGAACCGCTCACGCTGGCGCTCATCTGGCCCCGGCACCGCACGAACCCGCTGCTGCACCTGCTGCTCCAGGAGAGCCGACGGGTGGTGCGGCCCTCGCTGCCGGTGCGGTCGTGA
- a CDS encoding IS110 family transposase, with protein sequence MFDTGDVGVFLGLDVGKTAHHGHGLTPAGKKVFDKPLPNSEPKLRAVFDKLAAKFGTVLLIVDQPASIGALPLTVARDAGCKVAYLPGLAMRRIADLYPGEAKTDAKDAAVIADAARTMPHTLRSLELTDEITAELTVLVGFDQDLATEATRTSNRIRGLLTQFHPSLERVLGPRLDHQAVTWLLERYGSPSALRKAGRRKLVETIRPKAPRMAQRLIDDVFDALDEQTVVVPGTGTLDIVIPSLARSLAAVHEQRRALQAQIEALLEEHPLSQVLISMPGIAVRTAATLLVTVGDGTSFPTAAHLASYAGLAPTTKSSGTSIHGEHAPRGGNRQLKRAMFLSAFAALHDPVSRTYYDRCRARGKTHTQALLRLARQRISVLFAMLRDGTFYEHRTPRPA encoded by the coding sequence ATGTTCGACACCGGCGACGTGGGCGTCTTCCTCGGCCTGGACGTCGGCAAGACCGCCCACCACGGCCACGGACTCACCCCAGCCGGCAAGAAGGTCTTCGACAAGCCCCTGCCCAACAGCGAACCGAAACTGCGAGCCGTCTTCGACAAGCTGGCCGCCAAATTCGGCACCGTCCTGCTGATCGTGGACCAGCCCGCCTCGATCGGCGCTCTGCCACTGACCGTGGCCCGGGACGCAGGCTGCAAGGTCGCCTACCTGCCCGGACTTGCGATGCGCAGGATCGCCGACCTCTACCCGGGCGAGGCCAAGACCGACGCCAAGGACGCCGCGGTCATCGCGGACGCCGCCCGCACCATGCCCCACACCCTGCGGTCCCTGGAACTGACCGATGAGATCACCGCCGAACTCACCGTGCTGGTCGGCTTCGACCAGGATCTTGCCACCGAGGCCACACGCACCAGCAACCGCATACGCGGCCTGCTCACACAGTTCCACCCCAGCCTCGAACGCGTCCTGGGCCCGCGGCTGGATCACCAAGCAGTCACCTGGCTGCTGGAGCGCTACGGATCCCCATCCGCCCTCAGGAAAGCCGGCCGCCGCAAACTCGTCGAAACCATCCGACCCAAAGCCCCGCGCATGGCCCAGCGGCTGATCGACGACGTCTTCGACGCACTCGACGAACAGACCGTCGTGGTCCCGGGGACCGGCACGCTCGACATCGTGATCCCCTCGCTGGCCCGCTCGCTCGCGGCTGTCCACGAACAGCGCCGCGCTCTTCAAGCGCAGATCGAGGCCCTGCTGGAGGAGCACCCTCTTTCCCAGGTCCTGATCTCGATGCCGGGGATCGCGGTCAGGACCGCTGCCACCCTGCTGGTCACCGTCGGCGACGGCACCAGCTTCCCCACCGCCGCCCATCTCGCCTCCTACGCCGGCCTGGCCCCGACCACCAAGTCGTCGGGCACATCGATCCACGGCGAACACGCGCCACGAGGCGGAAACCGCCAGCTCAAACGGGCGATGTTCCTGTCCGCTTTCGCCGCCTTGCACGATCCCGTCTCCCGCACCTACTACGACCGCTGCCGAGCCAGAGGAAAGACTCATACCCAGGCTCTCCTCCGCCTGGCCCGCCAGCGCATCAGCGTGCTCTTCGCGATGCTCCGCGACGGCACCTTCTACGAACACCGAACCCCACGCCCCGCTTGA
- a CDS encoding tetratricopeptide repeat protein has translation MAGRNDARSDGHGRVYQASGDQHIVEHHHHVPDWSGPDTVRHPAVGRAPVVLRDRTGEMDRLRAAVEPGVGNRVYVLHGLGGCGKTAVAYALFRHATREADRIGLWVNASDPASLRAGMLAVAADRGATDAELTGARSGLRPAADLVWHYLDQSDRPWLLVLDNADTPAILRDGGWLRTSPVGTVVVTTRQAAAHWWPGAELLQFGVLPRDEAARVLQDLAPHAGSIEDAAEVADRLGHLPLALTLAGGFLAHQVIDPWTLADYRHRLDGSAGFAPIELIDRGAEAGADSRHLLGHTWQLSLDGLTAQGLPEATSLLRLLACWAGDPLPLKLLTGAELEPELRPSRVESALRGLLDHSLAELVPGQVRCLRAHGILLDSVAQATPSDQREQLAATATGLLKAVLPEVPERGMQDPAVILLGPHVLAFLRRVVGWKVDQPLVENAADCALRLVIVVHRSGDYASALTLANEVIDLATPILGTDSVPILRLQQRVGRALLRLGRFDESETVYREVLERCERVLGPAAPDTLETCLRLTSPLFNLGRVRDAIPMARRAVSGREETLGNLHLLTLIARGMLLEMAAAPEAAELSERDAILAAGPVLMGDFRKTVGENHPTALGARLNYAYALAAAGRASEALSHARKVVAGYETLYDSHYPALLNARQTLCTVLSTLGRHAEAIEQGEMLLEGRTRVLGPGHPWTLWARDFLAQYRPLGDPSS, from the coding sequence ATGGCAGGCCGCAATGACGCGCGCTCCGACGGGCACGGGCGCGTCTACCAGGCTTCGGGCGACCAGCACATCGTCGAGCACCATCACCACGTCCCCGACTGGTCGGGCCCCGACACGGTACGTCATCCGGCCGTGGGCCGGGCTCCCGTGGTGCTTCGCGACCGCACAGGGGAGATGGACCGACTGCGAGCCGCCGTCGAGCCCGGCGTCGGCAACCGCGTCTACGTCCTGCACGGCCTGGGCGGTTGCGGCAAGACCGCCGTCGCCTACGCCCTCTTCCGCCACGCCACCCGCGAAGCCGACCGCATCGGACTCTGGGTCAACGCCTCCGACCCGGCCTCCCTACGCGCGGGCATGCTCGCTGTTGCCGCCGACCGCGGCGCCACCGACGCCGAACTCACCGGCGCGCGAAGCGGCTTACGCCCTGCCGCCGACCTCGTCTGGCACTACCTCGACCAGTCCGACCGACCCTGGCTGCTCGTCCTCGACAACGCCGACACCCCTGCCATCCTCCGTGACGGCGGCTGGTTACGTACCAGCCCGGTAGGAACCGTCGTCGTCACCACTCGCCAGGCGGCGGCCCATTGGTGGCCGGGTGCCGAACTCCTCCAGTTCGGGGTGCTCCCACGCGATGAGGCCGCACGTGTCCTCCAGGACCTCGCGCCCCACGCGGGAAGCATCGAGGACGCGGCAGAGGTCGCCGACCGTCTCGGGCACCTCCCGTTGGCGCTGACCCTGGCCGGCGGATTCCTCGCCCACCAGGTCATCGATCCCTGGACCCTTGCCGATTACCGGCACCGACTCGATGGGAGTGCCGGTTTCGCTCCCATCGAGCTGATCGATCGAGGTGCTGAAGCTGGCGCCGACTCCCGCCACCTGCTCGGGCACACCTGGCAGCTCTCGCTTGACGGCCTGACGGCCCAAGGCCTTCCCGAGGCCACCTCTCTGTTGCGCCTGCTCGCCTGCTGGGCCGGCGACCCGCTCCCGCTCAAACTCCTCACCGGCGCGGAACTCGAACCGGAACTCCGGCCGTCCCGCGTCGAATCAGCCCTACGAGGATTGCTCGACCACTCCCTCGCCGAGCTGGTACCAGGCCAGGTGCGCTGTCTGCGCGCTCATGGAATTCTTCTCGACAGCGTTGCTCAAGCGACTCCGAGCGACCAACGAGAACAGCTCGCCGCGACGGCCACTGGGCTACTCAAAGCCGTGTTGCCAGAGGTGCCGGAGCGGGGTATGCAAGATCCTGCGGTGATTCTGCTCGGGCCGCACGTTCTTGCATTTTTGCGGCGAGTAGTGGGATGGAAAGTTGACCAACCTCTTGTGGAGAACGCAGCCGACTGCGCCCTACGGCTCGTTATAGTCGTCCACAGATCGGGCGACTACGCCTCGGCGCTCACGCTGGCGAACGAAGTTATCGACCTCGCCACGCCCATTTTGGGTACGGATAGTGTTCCTATTCTGAGGCTTCAGCAACGCGTTGGCCGCGCCCTGTTGCGGCTCGGTCGATTCGATGAGTCCGAGACCGTGTACCGAGAGGTGCTTGAGAGGTGCGAGCGAGTGCTCGGGCCTGCCGCTCCCGATACGCTGGAAACTTGCTTACGACTGACAAGCCCACTCTTCAACCTCGGTCGAGTCCGGGATGCCATTCCAATGGCGCGGCGGGCAGTGAGCGGCCGGGAGGAGACTCTCGGCAACTTGCACTTGCTGACCCTAATTGCAAGAGGAATGCTCCTGGAAATGGCTGCGGCCCCAGAGGCTGCTGAACTCTCCGAGAGGGATGCGATACTCGCGGCGGGTCCTGTTTTGATGGGAGATTTTCGCAAGACGGTCGGAGAGAATCATCCAACTGCGCTCGGAGCCCGGCTCAACTACGCTTACGCGCTTGCTGCGGCGGGGAGGGCCAGTGAGGCGCTATCTCACGCTCGAAAGGTTGTAGCCGGGTACGAGACGCTTTATGACTCACATTATCCGGCCCTGCTCAATGCGCGACAAACGCTCTGTACTGTCCTCTCCACGCTTGGTCGGCACGCTGAGGCGATCGAACAAGGAGAGATGCTCCTCGAAGGGCGGACGCGAGTACTGGGCCCCGGACACCCGTGGACGCTATGGGCGAGAGACTTCCTGGCCCAGTACAGGCCTCTGGGTGACCCGTCCTCCTGA
- a CDS encoding Cmx/CmrA family chloramphenicol efflux MFS transporter, whose protein sequence is MPLPLYLLALAVFAMGTSEFMLAGLLPDIASGLHVSVGTAGTLTSAFAAGMIVGAPLMAGLARNWPRRSSLLGFVLAFSAAHAVGAACTSFPVLFATRVLAALANAGFLAVALTAAAALVPSGQKGRALAVLLSGTTVATIAGVPGGSVLGTVLGWRATFWAVAAVCLPAAAGILKGIPTRSAKKSVKEGDAADSPGDAADPPALRSELARLRSPRLILVMLLAALVNAATFAGFTFLAPVVIDTAGLDKLWVPVVLVLFGAGSFAGVTVAGRLSDQRPGMVIAVGGPLLLIGWPGLALLAGEPVALLVLVFVQGALSFALGSTLITRVLYEAAEAPTMAGSYATAALNVGAAVGPLIGATTLGTSAGGLGPLWASGFLILVALLIAFALRGVVVVDRGEVAPVTHANAPGCSGDHECDGQCES, encoded by the coding sequence ATGCCTCTCCCGCTCTACCTCCTTGCCCTGGCGGTGTTCGCCATGGGTACCTCCGAATTCATGCTCGCCGGCCTCCTGCCCGATATCGCCTCCGGCCTCCACGTGTCCGTCGGGACGGCGGGCACGCTCACGTCGGCCTTCGCGGCCGGAATGATCGTCGGTGCCCCGCTCATGGCTGGGCTCGCACGCAACTGGCCACGGCGGTCGAGTCTCCTCGGGTTCGTCCTCGCGTTCTCCGCGGCCCACGCCGTGGGTGCCGCCTGCACGAGCTTCCCGGTCCTGTTCGCCACCCGGGTCCTCGCCGCGCTCGCGAACGCGGGTTTCCTCGCCGTGGCTCTGACGGCCGCCGCCGCGCTGGTCCCGTCCGGCCAGAAGGGACGCGCGCTCGCCGTGCTGCTGTCCGGGACGACGGTGGCCACGATCGCCGGCGTCCCCGGCGGATCGGTACTCGGCACGGTGCTCGGCTGGCGGGCCACGTTCTGGGCCGTTGCCGCCGTCTGCCTGCCGGCGGCCGCCGGCATCCTCAAGGGGATCCCGACGCGTTCCGCGAAGAAATCCGTGAAGGAGGGAGACGCTGCTGACTCACCGGGAGACGCTGCTGACCCGCCGGCCCTGCGCTCGGAACTCGCAAGGCTGAGGAGTCCGCGGCTGATCCTGGTGATGCTGCTCGCCGCACTGGTCAACGCCGCGACCTTCGCCGGCTTCACCTTCCTCGCCCCTGTCGTGATCGACACCGCCGGGCTGGACAAGCTGTGGGTCCCGGTCGTCCTGGTGCTCTTCGGTGCCGGTTCCTTCGCCGGAGTCACCGTTGCCGGGCGCTTGTCCGACCAGCGTCCCGGGATGGTCATCGCAGTCGGCGGTCCGCTGCTGCTCATCGGCTGGCCGGGCTTGGCCCTGCTGGCCGGCGAGCCCGTTGCTCTGCTCGTCCTCGTGTTCGTGCAGGGCGCGCTGTCGTTCGCGCTGGGGAGCACGTTGATCACGCGTGTTCTCTACGAGGCCGCAGAGGCCCCCACCATGGCCGGGTCCTATGCGACGGCAGCACTGAATGTCGGGGCCGCCGTCGGGCCGCTCATCGGCGCGACCACCCTCGGCACGTCGGCCGGGGGCCTCGGGCCGCTGTGGGCAAGTGGGTTTCTGATTCTTGTCGCGCTGTTGATCGCCTTCGCCCTGCGCGGGGTGGTCGTGGTCGACCGGGGTGAGGTTGCTCCGGTGACGCATGCGAACGCCCCCGGATGTTCCGGTGATCACGAGTGTGATGGGCAATGCGAATCATGA
- a CDS encoding AfsR/SARP family transcriptional regulator produces MAVEFRLFGGIEARVGGVAVDLGHGKQRSVLGALLMEANRPVSTDQLLDRVWGERGPRRGRETLYNYLSRLRRALSAAGDEVRLDRCSGGYLVAVDEQAVDVCRFLDLVTRARVAHDDQQALELLEQGLRLWRSEPLSGLDTPWASGVRVALGNERLAAELDHADVALRCGRHAELLPKLSGRVLRYPLDERVAGQLMLALYSCGRQVEALEHYQGLRRRLVEELGTDPGPVVQRIHQQLLTADPSLAASSARSIPRPEAAVRPEAAVRPEAAVRPEGAVRPEGAVVPHQLPAAVARLAGRGRESAALTAQVDAAAGAGTTVIVSIGGPAGIGKTALAVYWAHAVRDRFPHGQLYVNLRGFDPRARAMDPAEALGGFLEALGAAPQHLPVSPEGKTALYRSLLDGKKVLVVLDNARDAEQVRPLLPGTPGAVTVVTSRDRLSGLVALDAAHPIHLDLLGEEEAREVLVCRLGAERVAAEPEAVRQIIAQCTRLPLALTIAAAHASQTGFSLSTLASELAEAGHRLDVLSVDDPASEVRAVFGCSYTALAPAAARLFRLLGLHPGPDVSAVAAASLAAQPLPQVRKLLTELTRVSLLTEHAPGRYTCHDLLRDYAREQVAATDSGEDGRAAEQRMLDHYLHTAHTAARVLEPVRYSLALPSPSPGVLPEHPADHGNALAWFTGEHAVLLGVVAHAAGRGFDGHTWRLAQTLATYLDRRGHWHDLAAVGHAAVDAARRLADPLGQPVAHRIVARAYHRHGRLDEAHAHLRRAMDLFVRAGNLPGQADTLVDQVRALGKQGYRATPQMLPKVGQAHAVYQSTGDRLGQAQTLTALGWSHAYLGNSGQALLCCRQALPVLKEFDDREGQAYAWESIGHAHHHLGDHTEAAACYRRALDLCRSLGDRYLEAHILNHLGDTHRAAQDRVAAGMTWRKALDVFTELDHHQAAQIRTKLAALTPPVHAPEADAVTERGEANR; encoded by the coding sequence ATGGCGGTCGAGTTCCGATTATTCGGTGGCATCGAGGCCCGGGTCGGCGGTGTGGCGGTCGATCTGGGCCATGGCAAGCAGCGCTCGGTACTCGGGGCGCTGCTGATGGAGGCCAACCGTCCCGTCTCCACCGATCAGTTGCTCGACCGTGTGTGGGGGGAGCGCGGTCCCCGACGTGGGCGGGAGACCCTGTACAACTATCTGTCGCGATTACGCAGGGCACTGAGCGCAGCCGGTGACGAGGTCCGGCTGGACCGCTGCTCCGGTGGGTACCTTGTCGCCGTCGACGAACAGGCCGTCGACGTCTGCCGGTTCCTCGACCTGGTCACCCGGGCCCGGGTCGCTCACGACGATCAGCAAGCCCTTGAGCTGTTGGAGCAGGGCCTGCGCCTGTGGCGGAGCGAACCGCTGTCCGGCCTGGACACGCCGTGGGCGTCCGGCGTCCGCGTCGCCCTGGGCAACGAACGCCTGGCTGCCGAACTCGACCACGCTGACGTCGCGTTACGCTGCGGTCGGCACGCCGAGCTGCTGCCGAAACTGTCCGGGCGCGTCCTGCGGTACCCGTTGGACGAGCGCGTGGCCGGGCAGCTGATGCTCGCTCTCTACAGCTGCGGCCGGCAGGTCGAGGCCCTGGAGCACTATCAGGGGTTGCGCCGCCGCCTCGTCGAGGAGTTGGGCACCGACCCGGGTCCCGTGGTGCAGCGCATCCATCAGCAGTTGCTCACCGCCGACCCGTCCCTGGCCGCGTCGAGCGCTCGATCGATCCCGAGGCCCGAAGCCGCGGTGAGGCCCGAGGCCGCGGTGAGGCCCGAGGCCGCGGTGAGGCCCGAGGGCGCGGTGAGGCCCGAGGGCGCGGTGGTTCCGCACCAGCTTCCCGCCGCGGTCGCCCGCCTCGCGGGTCGGGGCCGGGAGTCGGCCGCACTCACCGCGCAGGTGGATGCCGCAGCCGGTGCGGGAACCACGGTGATCGTTTCGATCGGCGGACCTGCGGGGATCGGCAAGACCGCATTGGCCGTGTACTGGGCACACGCGGTTCGGGACCGGTTTCCCCATGGCCAGCTGTATGTGAACCTTCGGGGGTTCGATCCGCGGGCGCGGGCGATGGATCCGGCCGAGGCGTTGGGCGGCTTCCTCGAAGCCCTTGGCGCTGCCCCGCAGCACCTTCCGGTGAGCCCGGAGGGGAAGACCGCGCTGTACCGGAGCCTGCTGGACGGCAAGAAGGTCCTCGTGGTGCTGGACAACGCCCGAGACGCCGAGCAGGTCAGACCGCTGCTCCCCGGCACCCCGGGGGCGGTGACGGTGGTGACCAGCCGCGACCGGCTCTCCGGTCTGGTGGCCCTGGACGCGGCGCACCCGATCCACCTGGACCTGCTCGGCGAGGAGGAAGCGCGGGAGGTGCTGGTCTGCCGGCTCGGCGCCGAGCGCGTGGCCGCCGAACCCGAGGCGGTGCGGCAGATCATCGCTCAGTGCACCCGCCTCCCGCTCGCACTGACCATCGCCGCGGCGCACGCCTCCCAGACCGGTTTCTCCCTCAGCACCCTGGCCTCGGAGCTGGCCGAGGCCGGCCACCGGTTGGACGTCCTGTCCGTCGATGACCCGGCCAGCGAGGTGCGGGCGGTCTTCGGCTGCTCCTACACCGCGCTCGCTCCGGCGGCGGCCAGGCTCTTCAGGCTGCTGGGGCTGCACCCCGGCCCGGACGTCTCCGCTGTCGCGGCGGCCAGCCTGGCCGCCCAGCCCCTGCCCCAGGTGCGGAAACTGCTGACGGAACTGACCAGGGTCAGCCTGCTGACCGAGCACGCTCCTGGCCGGTACACCTGCCATGACCTGCTGCGCGACTACGCCAGGGAGCAGGTCGCCGCCACCGACTCCGGCGAGGACGGTCGCGCCGCGGAGCAGCGGATGCTGGACCATTACCTGCATACCGCGCATACCGCCGCCCGCGTGCTGGAACCGGTGCGGTACTCACTGGCTCTGCCCTCGCCGTCACCCGGGGTCCTCCCCGAGCACCCGGCCGACCACGGGAATGCGCTGGCCTGGTTCACCGGCGAGCACGCCGTGCTGCTGGGGGTGGTGGCCCACGCCGCCGGGCGCGGTTTCGACGGGCACACATGGCGGCTGGCCCAGACCCTCGCGACCTACCTCGATCGGCGTGGCCACTGGCACGACCTGGCCGCCGTCGGCCATGCCGCGGTGGATGCCGCGCGCCGGCTGGCCGACCCTCTCGGGCAACCGGTCGCCCACCGTATCGTCGCTCGGGCCTACCACCGCCACGGCAGGCTGGACGAAGCACACGCCCACCTGCGCCGCGCGATGGATCTGTTCGTCCGGGCCGGGAACCTGCCCGGCCAGGCCGACACGCTGGTGGACCAGGTCAGGGCGCTGGGGAAGCAGGGCTACCGCGCCACCCCCCAGATGCTTCCGAAAGTGGGCCAGGCCCACGCCGTGTACCAGTCCACCGGCGACCGGCTGGGGCAGGCCCAGACCCTGACCGCCCTCGGCTGGTCCCACGCCTACCTCGGCAACTCCGGACAGGCCCTGCTGTGCTGCCGGCAGGCCCTGCCTGTGCTCAAGGAGTTCGACGACCGCGAAGGCCAGGCCTACGCCTGGGAGAGCATCGGCCACGCCCACCACCACCTGGGTGACCACACCGAGGCCGCGGCGTGCTACCGGCGCGCGCTCGACCTCTGCCGCAGCCTCGGCGACCGCTACCTGGAAGCGCACATCCTCAACCACCTCGGCGACACGCACCGCGCCGCGCAGGACCGCGTCGCAGCCGGCATGACCTGGCGCAAGGCCCTGGACGTCTTCACCGAACTCGACCACCACCAAGCCGCCCAGATCCGCACCAAGCTGGCGGCCCTCACCCCGCCCGTCCACGCCCCCGAAGCCGACGCGGTGACGGAGCGCGGAGAGGCGAACCGCTGA
- a CDS encoding SDR family oxidoreductase, translating to MSLKGKTALVTGSSKGLGRAILLRLAARGANVVVNYSRDETAADEVRKAAEAEGVRAVTVRADVSRVDGIQRLFDAATGEFGRIDIVVANAGMEKVNVPVAEVTEEDFDLLFRVNTKGPYFVLREAARRVADDGRIITISSNTTTVPQVGVGLYGTSKVATGYLARVLALELGPRGITVNTVVPGPIDGAGIFSDPANDAYKQSLVAMVPIGRLGTPQDVAAVTAFLAGDEAALITGQQLVADGGMH from the coding sequence ATGTCACTGAAGGGGAAGACCGCGCTGGTCACCGGGTCCTCCAAGGGTCTGGGCCGCGCGATCCTGCTGCGGCTGGCGGCGCGGGGCGCGAACGTCGTCGTCAACTACTCAAGGGACGAGACCGCCGCCGACGAGGTTCGAAAGGCCGCGGAGGCCGAGGGTGTCCGGGCCGTCACCGTGCGCGCCGACGTCTCCCGGGTCGACGGGATACAGCGGCTGTTCGACGCGGCGACCGGCGAGTTCGGCCGGATCGACATCGTGGTGGCCAACGCCGGCATGGAGAAGGTGAACGTGCCGGTGGCCGAGGTCACCGAAGAGGACTTCGACCTGCTGTTCCGGGTCAACACCAAGGGCCCGTACTTCGTCCTGCGCGAGGCCGCCCGGCGGGTCGCCGACGACGGCCGGATCATCACCATCTCGTCCAACACGACGACGGTTCCCCAGGTCGGCGTCGGGCTCTACGGCACCAGCAAGGTCGCCACGGGCTACCTCGCCCGCGTGCTGGCGCTGGAACTCGGGCCGCGGGGCATCACCGTCAACACCGTGGTGCCGGGCCCGATCGACGGGGCGGGCATCTTCAGCGACCCGGCCAACGACGCGTACAAGCAGAGCCTGGTCGCGATGGTGCCGATCGGGCGCCTCGGCACGCCGCAGGACGTGGCGGCCGTCACGGCGTTCCTCGCCGGAGACGAGGCCGCGCTGATCACCGGGCAGCAGCTCGTCGCTGACGGCGGAATGCACTGA
- a CDS encoding alcohol dehydrogenase catalytic domain-containing protein: MTATMRAAQVQAAGGPFVLADIPVPEPRPGQVRVKVHACGICGGDDIPRHALFGTVLPRVPGHEIAGVVDAVGEGVRTWRVGDRVGVGWSGGSDFTCEFCRRGDFTNCVNRTIVGTSYDGGYAEYMVAPQDAVARIPEGLSFEEAAPLMCAGITAFNALRHSGAGPGDTVAVQGVGGVGHLAVQFADKMGFRTVAINRGRAKEELARRLGANEYIDSNEGNVGEALRALGGAAVILATVSRGSLQSDLVPGLRPNGRLIVLEGQDPVQVTGHALADDRLSVSGWYSGVAQDSEDTLNFAVLKGVRPIIETYPLEEAEKAYQNQSKANIRTVLVTS; this comes from the coding sequence ATGACAGCGACAATGCGCGCGGCCCAGGTCCAGGCCGCCGGCGGCCCGTTCGTGCTGGCGGACATCCCGGTGCCGGAGCCGAGGCCCGGGCAGGTGCGCGTGAAGGTGCACGCGTGCGGCATCTGCGGCGGCGACGACATACCCCGGCACGCGCTGTTCGGCACAGTGCTGCCGCGGGTGCCCGGCCACGAGATCGCGGGCGTCGTCGACGCGGTCGGCGAGGGCGTGCGGACCTGGCGGGTCGGCGACCGGGTGGGCGTCGGCTGGTCCGGCGGCAGCGACTTCACCTGCGAGTTCTGCCGGCGCGGCGACTTCACCAACTGCGTGAACCGCACCATCGTCGGCACCTCGTACGACGGCGGTTACGCCGAGTACATGGTGGCGCCGCAGGACGCGGTGGCCCGCATACCGGAGGGCCTGTCGTTCGAGGAGGCCGCTCCGCTGATGTGCGCCGGCATCACCGCGTTCAACGCGCTGCGGCACTCCGGCGCGGGCCCGGGCGACACGGTCGCGGTCCAGGGCGTCGGCGGGGTCGGCCACCTGGCCGTCCAGTTCGCCGACAAGATGGGCTTCCGCACGGTCGCCATCAACCGCGGGCGCGCCAAGGAGGAGCTGGCCCGCCGGCTCGGCGCGAACGAGTACATCGACAGCAACGAGGGCAACGTCGGCGAGGCGCTGCGCGCGCTGGGCGGCGCGGCGGTCATCCTGGCCACCGTCTCCCGCGGCAGCCTCCAGTCCGACCTGGTTCCCGGGCTCCGCCCGAACGGCCGGCTGATCGTGCTGGAGGGGCAGGACCCCGTCCAGGTCACGGGCCACGCCCTCGCGGACGACCGGCTGAGCGTGTCCGGCTGGTACAGCGGCGTCGCGCAGGACAGCGAGGACACGCTGAACTTCGCGGTGCTGAAGGGCGTCCGCCCGATCATCGAGACGTATCCGCTGGAGGAGGCCGAGAAGGCGTACCAGAACCAGAGCAAGGCCAACATCCGCACGGTTCTCGTCACGTCGTGA